The Antarcticibacterium flavum genome contains the following window.
CTCGATCTTCGAATCCAATGCAAATCAAGCCCTGAAAGGGCGAAATTCCCCCAGCAAGGGATGCAGCCCCTCGAAAAATGAACCCTCACCATATCAAGCCCTGAAAGGGCGCAATCAATCAGCGAGGGGTGCAGCCCCTCGAAAAATGAACCCTCACCATATCAAGCCCTGAAAGGGCGCAATCAATCAGCGAGGGGTGCAGCCCCTCGATCTTCGAATCCCATGCAAATCCAAGCCCTGAAAGGGCGCCATCCATCAGCGAGAGGTGAAGCCCCTCGAAAAAGAATCAAATCCATATCAAGCCCTGAAAGGGCGCAATACATCAGCGAGGGGTGCAGCCCCTCGAAAAAGAACCAAATCCATATCATGCCCTGAAAGGGCGCAATAGAATCCTTCCGAAAATCTGTAGGAAACAACGGGATCAATCATAATACAACTCCTCATCTTCGGGCAAAACCTCCTTCCACCTCCCACTTTCCGCAAAATCCTTAATGACCTTATTTCGGTTTTTCAGAAAATTGGTCATATATGATTTAAGGACCAATTGGCTTGCAATTTTTCCCAGAACTCCAAGCGGTGCCTCAAAAATAAACACATCTTTCATTAAGGTTCCATCCTTTGCAGCAATGAAATGATGCTCATGCCTCAGACTTTTAAAAGCACCTTTTTGCATTTCATCCACAAAGAGATGTGGCCTGTCAATCTCTGTTATTTTAGAGGTAAGATGTTGCCTTACCCCCAGGTGTTTTCCCCTGTAGGTTACGGTTTCACCCAGGTTGATCAATCCGCTGGTCCTTCCTGCTACTGCTTTTTCGTTGGAGCTGGTAACATATTTTGACTGTAGGTCAATACTTCTGGCAAGGTCAAAAACAATGTACCTGTTCGCTTTAATATGGGTATCCAATTTTATTACCGGCATCCTAAAAATTTTTTTTCACTAATTTAGGCTAATACCGTTGATTTTTAAAACACCAATTTAAAAGTCCAGGAAGAGATTTCTAGCAGGTGATCTATCTGGGAATTTAAATGGTTTCTCCTATTGTGGCATCCAACCCTCTTTTTTCACAGCACAATCTTTAAAACAACAAAACCGCCTTTGCAGACGGTTTTGAAGAATTTTTAAAATAAATTTTTAATACCCTGTAGAGGAATTTGGATTGGGCATATCCTCTACCGGAGCTTTGGCTCGTTTGGTCCATACCACCGGACTTAATTGCGCAATTGGCGTTACATCTATTTTTGCCACTCCTGCCAGTACGTGGGTGTTTGTGGTGTCATAGAACAAGGCAAAATCATTTGGCCCAGGTTCTATAACAGAGGCACAGGCAATAGTAAGATCATCTATACCTTCCATTATTGGATGCTCCCTGTTTGATGCTGAAGGAAGTATATTAATACCGCAATCTATTGCACCTCCTGTATTAAAGAGAACGGCTCCCATATTGGCCAGGAACTCATTTTGCACGCTTATATGGAAGTAGAACATTTCATGCTCTCCTACAAAAATGATCCTGCCCCCTTCAGAAGCAAAACTTTTTAACTCGTTAATTTCAGCTATAGTATAACTTACTGTAGGCATTACAAGGAATATAACTTTAACATCTGAAGGTATATTGGTAAGATCGCCTCCTGTAGAGAACACATCCTGAATTGTAAATCCTGCATTGGTCATTACATTTAGCATCGTGCCCCAGTTGGTATTATTACATTCTCCATTGGAAAAACAATTGGCACCCCGGCCGCGGTCCATCATTACAACATTTCCATTATTCCTTGAGCCCGTGGTGGTAAAGTTCACAAGATTTTGTACCAGCCGTACATTATCTGGATCCTCCATTAATTGGTTAAGGAATATATTATTATCATTGAATACAACGATATCCCGTCCAGGAACCTGCACACTTTCACAACCTCTGGCATCAACTGCTATCCCTGGTTCAGTATCGGGACACTCGTCTACACTGTTGGTAACCCCGTCATTGTCACAGTCGGCATTGGGATCGTTTGGATCACATTCTCCCCCGCCATTACCGTTTCCTCCATCACCCTCATCGAAGATTTCGGGAGAATCATCCAGGTTGCAGTTTCCTTCCCTGAAGTGGTAGTAATCTGTCGCATCCGGGCCATCGAAAAGATCCCTTACATCCTCATCTGTAATTACTCCAGATCGTATTACTTCTTCAGTAACATTCCCGTAAGCATCAGAATTGAGCAATGTGATCTCGAAATAATATTCATCTGTACCCTCTGTATCTGGTAAGGCAAGGCAAACGGGGGTACCCGCATAATCTCCTGCATCATTAAGGGTAACAGTATTGCTTACCCCTGCATATAATTGTGCACCGGTCTGGCCATTGCTGTAAGACCATACATCTACACTAAAGGCTGCCGGATAATGCCTGCCTGTTTCGTCGCAATAGTTACCAAAGATGCAAAATTCTATTGCGCGTGTTGGTGAGAGATCAAAGAACAAATAACCATATTCATTCACAAACCTGTCATCAAAACATATCACCGGTACCTCCACATATTTTTTAACACCGGCATTGAGATCTATTAAAAGTGGGAGGGGATTATCAAAGAATTCGGTAAAAACCCCGCCATTTGGTGCGAGCCATATAAGTTCCCCGGCCTCATTGTACACCCCGAAATAATCCAGGGAATACGTTCCTGGAGTTAATTCCAGCTCCGGTACCTCTTTAGTAAAATTTTGATTGGTCACCAGGTCTACCCTGAAAGGCTCCTGTTGGGTTCCCACTACATTGGAGCCATCCTGAGAAAGGATGATGCGCACATAATAAGGATCATCATCTGTACAGGCAGGAAGATCCTGCAGAGACTGTTTGTATGCCTGCCGGTTGGCTTCAAGGTCCTGTAAAAGGGAACCAAATGATAGGGTGGCCTTTTCTGTAACGTTTACCGCAACGTCCTCTTCCGTACTACAGGAAACTCCCAACACACATAGTGTGAGTGCAAATAAATACAAGTGAAATTTTTTCATAATAAAATGAATTTTGGTTTGATTAATATAAACTGCATATCTCTCCTTATAAGAAATTATAAATGCCTCAGATTAGGAAAGGGGGAACTTGACGGGGTTAAAAAATTTGTAGGGAAGGGTGATCAAAAAGATCTTTCTAAAATTAAAATAACTTAACAAAAGCACATATAGGTATTTTCACCCATAAAATACTGTAAAACAGAAGGTTGTCGGTTGTCGGTTGTCCGTTGTCAGTTGTCAGTTGTCGGTTG
Protein-coding sequences here:
- a CDS encoding SRPBCC family protein encodes the protein MPVIKLDTHIKANRYIVFDLARSIDLQSKYVTSSNEKAVAGRTSGLINLGETVTYRGKHLGVRQHLTSKITEIDRPHLFVDEMQKGAFKSLRHEHHFIAAKDGTLMKDVFIFEAPLGVLGKIASQLVLKSYMTNFLKNRNKVIKDFAESGRWKEVLPEDEELYYD